A single Arachidicoccus sp. BS20 DNA region contains:
- a CDS encoding putative sugar nucleotidyl transferase, which translates to MVIILFEEQAQREKFYPLTFTKPFAELHAGIFSIKEWWEKFTKQKVISSNEILDEQEETIYINAHLLPNENIWNEIQNLKTDEPLKDNNGNTLARKTLLHGEKFLSVKANVNVDFIETPQQLLQHHAKIIEQQFHLIIKEKPSQKISSTNNIIKEENIFVDENVEMEYATLNAKEGFIYIGANAVVMEGSAIRSAFALGENSVVKMGAKIYGAVSTGRKCTLGGEIKNTIFQHCSNKAHDGYLGDSIIGSWCNFGAGATNSNVKNTASNVGVYDYHSKQFLPTTKKFGVLLGDYSRVAINSSINTGSSIGAACNVFGAGLLPKFIPNFSWGVDEKYEFEKAVEHINNWMAFKQEQLSEDEIQTLKHIFETLDFQ; encoded by the coding sequence ATGGTAATTATTTTATTTGAAGAACAAGCGCAGAGAGAAAAATTTTATCCACTTACGTTTACAAAACCTTTTGCGGAGTTGCACGCAGGCATTTTTTCTATTAAAGAATGGTGGGAAAAATTTACCAAGCAAAAAGTAATTTCTTCCAATGAAATTTTGGACGAGCAAGAAGAGACAATTTATATCAACGCACATTTGTTGCCCAACGAAAATATCTGGAACGAAATACAAAATTTAAAAACCGATGAACCGCTGAAAGACAACAACGGCAATACTTTGGCGCGGAAAACATTGTTGCACGGCGAAAAATTTTTATCGGTAAAAGCAAATGTGAATGTTGATTTTATCGAAACACCGCAACAGCTTTTGCAGCATCATGCAAAAATTATAGAACAACAATTTCATTTGATTATAAAAGAAAAACCATCGCAAAAAATATCATCAACCAACAACATCATTAAGGAAGAAAATATTTTCGTGGATGAAAATGTAGAAATGGAATATGCGACATTGAATGCGAAAGAAGGCTTCATTTATATCGGCGCAAACGCAGTCGTAATGGAAGGTTCAGCCATTCGCAGCGCATTTGCTTTGGGAGAAAATTCTGTTGTAAAAATGGGCGCGAAAATTTACGGTGCAGTTTCTACAGGACGAAAATGCACGCTCGGCGGCGAAATCAAAAACACCATTTTTCAGCATTGTAGCAACAAAGCGCACGACGGTTATCTCGGCGATTCCATCATTGGAAGCTGGTGTAATTTTGGTGCAGGCGCCACCAACAGCAATGTGAAAAACACGGCAAGCAATGTGGGTGTTTACGATTATCATTCCAAACAATTTCTTCCAACAACTAAAAAGTTCGGTGTTCTGCTTGGCGATTATTCGCGTGTTGCGATTAACAGTTCCATTAACACAGGAAGCAGTATTGGCGCGGCTTGTAACGTTTTTGGCGCAGGTTTGTTACCGAAATTTATTCCGAATTTTTCCTGGGGAGTTGATGAAAAATATGAATTTGAAAAAGCTGTTGAACACATCAATAACTGGATGGCTTTTAAACAGGAGCAATTAAGTGAAGATGAAATTCAAACTTTGAAACATATCTTTGAAACTTTGGACTTTCAGTAA
- a CDS encoding MarR family winged helix-turn-helix transcriptional regulator, producing the protein MKPKIIVKTKKQLSDEERIAINIMRTAYSVRTSLNNTLKQYALTPEQYNILRILKGAAPDKICVKQIAERLIERNANVPRTVDKLVAKKLVKRSNSSADKRETVMEIAMPGIKLLEVVMPEMEANLKNICNLSSVEIGQLSILLDKYRNENEN; encoded by the coding sequence ATGAAGCCGAAAATTATAGTTAAGACAAAGAAGCAGCTCAGCGATGAAGAGCGTATTGCAATCAATATCATGCGCACCGCATATTCGGTAAGAACATCGTTAAATAATACATTGAAACAATATGCACTTACACCGGAGCAATATAATATTCTGCGTATTCTCAAAGGCGCAGCGCCGGATAAAATATGTGTAAAGCAAATCGCTGAAAGGCTTATAGAACGTAATGCTAATGTGCCTAGAACTGTCGATAAGCTGGTTGCGAAGAAGCTGGTAAAGCGTTCCAACTCTTCCGCAGATAAAAGAGAAACCGTAATGGAAATTGCCATGCCGGGCATCAAGCTTCTGGAAGTCGTAATGCCGGAAATGGAAGCGAATCTCAAAAATATCTGTAATTTGTCTTCGGTAGAAATTGGACAATTAAGCATACTGCTGGACAAATACAGAAACGAAAATGAAAACTGA
- a CDS encoding regulatory protein RecX — translation MNRLTPQQALQKIKSYCAYQERSHQEVKDKLYGFGLYKPEVENILGELIEQNYLNEERFASLFAGGKFRMKQWGKIKIVNELKLKRVSPYNIKIALREINETDYKNTLEKLAAAKWKSLKNEQYINREVKTTRYLLQKGFEIALIKEALQKIRTKQV, via the coding sequence ATGAACCGATTAACGCCGCAACAGGCTTTGCAAAAAATAAAATCGTATTGCGCTTATCAGGAGCGAAGCCATCAGGAAGTGAAAGATAAACTGTATGGTTTTGGATTGTACAAACCCGAAGTGGAAAATATTTTGGGAGAATTGATTGAGCAAAATTACCTGAATGAAGAACGTTTTGCTTCTTTATTCGCCGGCGGGAAATTCCGCATGAAGCAATGGGGCAAAATAAAAATTGTGAATGAATTAAAACTGAAAAGAGTAAGCCCGTACAATATTAAAATTGCGTTGCGGGAAATTAATGAAACCGATTATAAAAACACGTTGGAAAAACTTGCCGCCGCAAAATGGAAGAGTTTGAAAAATGAGCAATACATCAACCGTGAAGTAAAAACTACGCGCTATCTTTTGCAAAAAGGCTTTGAAATTGCATTGATAAAAGAAGCCTTGCAGAAAATAAGAACGAAACAGGTTTAA
- the htpG gene encoding molecular chaperone HtpG has protein sequence MEKGQIRVQTENIFPIIKKFLYSEHDIFLRELISNAVDASQKIKTLSSIGEAKGELGELRIDVSIDKENKTLTIEDKGVGMTAEEVDKYLNQVAFSGAEEFLNKYKDANIIGHFGLGFYSAFMVSDKVDVYTKSYKDAPATLWSCDGSPSYEIGEIDKAERGTKIVLHINSESEEFLDADKIRGLLEKFCKFLPIPIFFEDKQINNTEPLWIKKPSELTDDDYKNFYKELYPFGEPPLFWIHLNVDYPFNLTGILYFPKIKQSYEIQKDKIQLYSNQVFVTDEVKDIVPEFLMLLHGVIDSPDIPLNVSRSYLQGDPNVKKINAHITKKVSDKLEEIFKNDRKSFEEKWESIGLFVKYGMMTEDKFLDKANKYFIMQDAKDETAFYTLDEYKTATEALQKNKDDKYVILYTTDLVQQDAYLKAAADKGFKVVRFETIVDAAFINNMEMKWSDVQFTRVDADIVDNLIDKNENAESVLSKDETEKLKSLFDVKVPGLNISVDVKGLSAETAPVVATRPEFMRRMKDMGAVGGGMTAFYATMPDEVNLTVNGNHPIYQTLLKEGNKAQQEKQIRNLADLALLSQGLLKGSNLTEFINRSVELMKN, from the coding sequence ATGGAAAAAGGACAAATACGTGTACAGACGGAAAATATTTTCCCGATTATTAAAAAATTTTTATACAGCGAACATGACATTTTTTTGCGCGAATTAATCAGCAACGCGGTGGATGCTTCGCAAAAAATAAAAACGCTTTCGTCTATCGGCGAAGCCAAAGGCGAGTTGGGCGAACTGCGCATTGATGTATCAATCGACAAGGAAAATAAAACGCTCACGATTGAAGACAAGGGTGTGGGCATGACCGCCGAAGAAGTGGACAAATACCTGAACCAAGTGGCTTTCAGCGGCGCGGAAGAATTTTTGAACAAGTATAAAGATGCCAATATTATCGGGCATTTCGGGCTTGGTTTTTATAGTGCATTTATGGTAAGCGACAAGGTGGATGTTTACACCAAAAGTTACAAAGATGCGCCTGCAACTTTGTGGAGTTGCGACGGAAGTCCGTCTTATGAAATAGGCGAAATCGACAAAGCAGAACGCGGAACGAAGATTGTTTTACATATCAACAGCGAAAGCGAAGAATTTTTAGATGCCGATAAAATTCGTGGCTTATTGGAAAAGTTCTGCAAATTCCTGCCGATTCCGATCTTCTTTGAAGACAAACAAATCAATAACACCGAACCGCTTTGGATTAAAAAACCTTCCGAACTCACGGACGATGATTATAAAAATTTCTACAAAGAATTATATCCTTTCGGCGAACCGCCTTTGTTTTGGATTCATCTGAATGTGGATTATCCTTTCAATCTCACGGGTATTTTGTATTTCCCGAAAATCAAACAGAGCTATGAAATTCAGAAAGACAAGATTCAATTGTACAGCAATCAGGTTTTTGTAACTGATGAAGTGAAAGATATTGTTCCTGAATTTTTAATGTTGTTACACGGTGTAATTGACAGTCCCGACATTCCGCTAAACGTGAGCCGCAGCTATTTGCAGGGCGACCCGAATGTGAAAAAAATCAACGCACACATTACGAAAAAAGTTTCCGACAAACTGGAAGAAATTTTCAAGAATGACCGGAAATCTTTTGAAGAAAAATGGGAAAGCATCGGTTTGTTTGTGAAGTACGGCATGATGACAGAAGACAAGTTTCTGGACAAAGCCAATAAATATTTCATCATGCAGGATGCAAAAGATGAAACAGCTTTTTATACACTTGATGAGTACAAAACAGCAACCGAAGCCTTACAAAAAAACAAAGACGACAAATACGTGATTTTGTACACAACAGATTTGGTGCAACAAGACGCTTACTTGAAAGCCGCAGCAGACAAGGGTTTCAAGGTTGTACGCTTTGAAACGATTGTGGACGCCGCGTTCATCAACAATATGGAAATGAAATGGAGCGACGTTCAGTTTACGCGCGTGGATGCGGATATTGTTGATAATTTAATTGACAAAAATGAAAATGCAGAAAGCGTATTAAGCAAAGATGAAACGGAAAAATTGAAATCGTTATTCGATGTAAAAGTTCCGGGACTAAATATTTCGGTAGATGTGAAAGGACTTAGTGCAGAAACTGCGCCGGTAGTTGCAACACGCCCGGAATTTATGCGTCGCATGAAAGATATGGGCGCCGTAGGTGGCGGCATGACTGCTTTCTACGCGACAATGCCTGATGAAGTTAACCTAACTGTAAACGGCAATCATCCAATTTATCAAACATTGTTGAAAGAAGGAAATAAAGCGCAGCAAGAAAAGCAAATTCGTAATCTCGCTGATTTGGCATTGCTTTCACAAGGTTTATTGAAAGGAAGCAATTTGACAGAATTTATTAATCGAAGTGTGGAGTTAATGAAGAATTAA
- a CDS encoding phosphorylase family protein, with protein sequence MIYDFFTFEPMKVIITSATDLEVQPLKNLVEKSDLKNIHFHTSGVGILQSCFSIQRMIVEEKPDFILQVGIAGTFDEHCVLGDVVVVEEEFSGSCGVEENGEWKSLVDLNLGEKISLKNPFLKEYNLLHLPEVKAITIDEITTNKNRIQQLKNKYNPFLESMEGASLHYCGLQYNVPFLQMRGISNIAGERDKQLWKIKDAVVNVCEKSFMQLQKLVR encoded by the coding sequence ATGATTTATGATTTTTTTACTTTTGAACCTATGAAAGTCATCATCACTTCTGCGACAGATTTAGAAGTACAGCCATTGAAGAATTTGGTTGAAAAAAGCGATTTAAAAAACATTCATTTTCACACTTCCGGCGTGGGTATTTTACAAAGTTGTTTTTCCATACAAAGAATGATTGTGGAAGAAAAACCTGATTTCATTTTGCAAGTGGGCATTGCCGGAACATTTGATGAACACTGCGTTTTGGGCGATGTGGTTGTGGTTGAAGAAGAATTTTCCGGCAGCTGCGGCGTGGAAGAAAACGGCGAATGGAAATCGCTTGTCGATTTGAATTTGGGCGAAAAAATCAGCTTAAAAAATCCTTTTTTAAAAGAATACAATTTGCTTCATTTGCCCGAAGTAAAAGCCATTACGATTGATGAAATTACAACTAATAAAAATCGTATTCAACAACTGAAAAATAAATACAATCCTTTTCTCGAATCGATGGAAGGCGCGTCGCTACACTATTGCGGCTTGCAATATAACGTTCCGTTTTTACAAATGCGCGGCATTTCCAACATCGCGGGCGAACGCGACAAACAGCTTTGGAAAATAAAAGACGCCGTTGTGAATGTGTGCGAAAAAAGTTTTATGCAGCTTCAAAAATTGGTTCGTTAA
- a CDS encoding type II toxin-antitoxin system VapC family toxin produces the protein MDKVLVDTNIVIDLLAKRTPFYKDAQELFTLADYNKNKLFVSALTFADTHYLLSNQYKIDTARKILLKFKTLVSVLPFNDKVLDLALVSDFKDFEDTVQFHIAQEHNLDIIVTRNKKDFALSSLPVLTAKEYLHKLQ, from the coding sequence ATGGACAAAGTGTTGGTAGATACAAATATTGTGATTGATTTGCTTGCGAAAAGAACGCCATTTTACAAAGATGCGCAGGAGCTTTTTACACTTGCAGATTACAACAAAAATAAATTATTCGTTTCTGCATTAACTTTTGCGGATACGCATTATCTTTTGTCCAATCAATACAAGATTGATACTGCAAGAAAAATTCTATTGAAGTTCAAAACATTGGTCAGCGTATTGCCTTTTAACGATAAGGTTTTAGACCTTGCGCTTGTTTCGGACTTTAAAGATTTTGAAGATACGGTGCAGTTTCATATTGCGCAGGAACACAATTTGGACATCATTGTTACGCGCAACAAAAAAGATTTTGCATTGTCTTCGTTGCCTGTTTTAACGGCGAAAGAATATTTGCATAAATTGCAATAA
- the tpiA gene encoding triose-phosphate isomerase produces the protein MRTQIAAANWKMNLTLQQGEALLKGILSKAKTLNEHQQIVFAVPAPYLQAAVNIINGTKNVFVSAQNIYNKKSGAYTGEISVEMLNSIGVTHTIIGHSERREYFNEHYKFLAEKVDIALENNITPVFCCGEPLGIREAGTQNAFVAKQLEESVFHLSKNEIKKVVIAYEPIWAIGTGKTATSQQAQDIQHHLRSLIAKHYDEETANEISILYGGSVKAANANELFSQPDIDGGLVGGASLMEDEFVKIIEALK, from the coding sequence ATGCGTACACAAATTGCGGCGGCAAACTGGAAAATGAATCTCACGCTTCAGCAAGGCGAAGCTTTACTGAAAGGAATTTTATCAAAAGCAAAAACGCTGAATGAGCATCAGCAAATTGTCTTCGCCGTGCCTGCGCCATACTTACAAGCAGCGGTAAACATTATCAATGGAACGAAAAATGTTTTTGTATCTGCACAAAATATATATAACAAAAAATCCGGCGCATATACGGGCGAAATATCTGTTGAAATGTTGAACTCGATTGGTGTCACACACACAATTATCGGGCATTCCGAGCGCAGAGAATATTTTAATGAGCATTATAAATTTCTTGCAGAGAAAGTGGACATTGCTTTGGAAAATAATATCACGCCTGTTTTTTGTTGCGGCGAACCTTTAGGTATTCGCGAAGCGGGAACGCAAAATGCTTTTGTAGCAAAACAACTGGAAGAATCTGTTTTTCATTTGTCAAAAAATGAAATAAAAAAAGTAGTAATCGCTTATGAGCCAATTTGGGCAATAGGCACAGGCAAAACCGCTACAAGCCAACAGGCGCAAGACATTCAGCATCATCTCCGTTCGCTGATTGCGAAACATTACGATGAAGAAACAGCAAACGAAATTTCTATTTTATACGGCGGAAGCGTGAAAGCTGCAAATGCAAATGAATTGTTTTCTCAACCCGATATTGACGGCGGATTGGTCGGCGGTGCATCGTTGATGGAAGATGAATTTGTAAAAATTATTGAGGCATTGAAGTAG
- a CDS encoding Rieske (2Fe-2S) protein, which translates to MPFYKIAEAIDDIPFHENGMCVFSAGDKKITLAKINNQLYAFAELCPHASVPLVDGYVSPKGYVVCELHEYQFSLKHGRCLNVEDYKMKVYKTELREDGWYVEV; encoded by the coding sequence ATGCCTTTCTACAAAATCGCTGAAGCTATTGATGATATTCCATTTCATGAGAATGGAATGTGCGTATTTTCTGCAGGCGATAAAAAAATTACGCTTGCAAAAATTAATAATCAATTGTACGCGTTTGCAGAACTTTGTCCGCATGCCAGCGTTCCTTTGGTTGATGGCTATGTAAGCCCGAAAGGATATGTTGTGTGCGAATTGCACGAATATCAGTTCAGTCTCAAACATGGCAGATGTCTGAATGTGGAAGATTACAAAATGAAAGTTTACAAAACTGAATTGCGGGAAGATGGTTGGTATGTAGAAGTATGA
- a CDS encoding NADH-quinone oxidoreductase subunit A, with amino-acid sequence MSLLNILLAAPEVVEKSADYLPIIIQVVVALAIVVGMLGLSAMVGPKRKTSDKLENFTSGIATHGNARQPMAIKYFLIAILFVLFDVEVIFFYPYAVNFKGLGWNGFGEVVLFVAFFLVGFVYIIKKGALKWED; translated from the coding sequence ATGAGTTTATTAAATATTCTACTCGCAGCACCAGAAGTTGTTGAAAAGTCTGCGGATTATTTACCAATCATTATACAAGTAGTTGTGGCGTTGGCTATTGTTGTTGGAATGTTGGGACTTTCTGCAATGGTCGGACCGAAAAGAAAAACAAGCGATAAGCTGGAAAACTTTACGAGCGGTATTGCCACACATGGAAATGCGCGCCAACCGATGGCGATTAAATATTTTTTAATTGCGATTTTGTTTGTGTTGTTCGACGTGGAAGTGATTTTCTTTTATCCTTATGCCGTAAATTTTAAAGGTCTCGGCTGGAATGGCTTTGGAGAGGTTGTGTTGTTTGTAGCATTCTTTCTGGTTGGTTTTGTTTACATTATTAAAAAAGGCGCGTTGAAGTGGGAAGATTAA
- a CDS encoding serine hydrolase domain-containing protein: protein MKSVYILFASAVLLSMSCGAKKNNKASAGTKLPVKGDSSIFKPLTPPEKQYYHDKAEAAYHKILGSHFNGEILVAKNGQIVYEDYHGVYDFRKKTPITPETPMHLASTSKTLTGMAILHLWEEHKLSLDDYIQKYFPAFPYQGITIKMLLSHRSGLPNYLDFMEKGFPRNRHATNQDVIDYMIANRPKPSNLPNRAFQYCNTNFVILASILEKVTKMPYPKFMKDSVFMPLGMTHTYVFSIKDTANYIPTYSGNRPFPMTNIDCTYGDKNIYSTVRDLLKWDRSLYMHTFIKASTLKMALVPQSLEHPSMHNYGLAWRTYVNHKTGDSIVYHNGYWHGSNNVFTRFVKDTATIILLGNKYNPNNYNAKKIGEIFTGIPDSNDLAPLSESESGL, encoded by the coding sequence GTGAAATCAGTATATATATTGTTTGCTTCCGCAGTTTTATTGTCTATGTCGTGCGGAGCGAAAAAAAATAATAAAGCGTCTGCCGGTACTAAATTGCCTGTTAAAGGCGATTCGTCGATATTTAAACCTTTGACGCCGCCGGAAAAGCAATATTATCATGATAAAGCCGAAGCTGCTTATCACAAAATTTTAGGCTCGCATTTCAATGGAGAAATTTTGGTTGCCAAAAACGGGCAAATCGTTTACGAAGATTATCACGGCGTTTATGACTTCCGCAAAAAAACGCCCATAACGCCTGAAACGCCTATGCACCTTGCATCTACAAGCAAAACGCTTACAGGCATGGCAATTTTACACTTGTGGGAAGAACATAAATTGTCATTAGATGATTATATTCAAAAGTATTTTCCCGCATTTCCGTATCAGGGTATTACCATTAAAATGTTGCTGTCGCATCGCAGCGGTTTACCTAATTATTTAGACTTTATGGAAAAAGGTTTTCCGCGCAACAGGCACGCGACCAATCAGGATGTGATTGATTACATGATTGCAAATAGACCTAAGCCGTCCAATTTGCCCAACCGTGCATTTCAATATTGCAATACCAATTTTGTGATACTTGCATCTATTCTGGAAAAAGTAACGAAAATGCCTTATCCGAAATTTATGAAAGACAGTGTGTTTATGCCTTTGGGCATGACGCACACGTATGTTTTTTCGATAAAAGATACGGCAAATTACATACCCACATATTCGGGTAATCGTCCGTTTCCGATGACGAATATCGATTGCACTTACGGAGATAAAAATATTTACAGTACTGTGCGCGATTTACTGAAGTGGGACAGAAGCTTGTATATGCACACATTTATCAAAGCATCCACACTTAAAATGGCATTAGTGCCGCAAAGCCTTGAGCATCCTTCAATGCATAATTATGGGCTTGCGTGGCGCACGTATGTGAATCATAAAACCGGAGATTCCATTGTTTATCACAACGGCTATTGGCATGGCAGCAACAATGTATTTACACGGTTTGTGAAAGACACGGCAACTATTATTTTGCTGGGAAATAAATACAATCCTAATAATTATAATGCAAAAAAGATAGGGGAAATATTTACCGGGATTCCCGACAGCAACGATTTGGCACCTCTGAGCGAAAGCGAATCGGGATTGTAA
- a CDS encoding DUF6364 family protein, with translation MSTKLTLNIDETIIENAKSYAKENEVSLSKLIENYLHSLTSKKSAKKEISPLVESLTGVIDLQKKDYKKSRADYLSKKYA, from the coding sequence ATGAGCACGAAACTTACATTGAATATAGACGAAACAATTATTGAAAATGCGAAGTCTTACGCCAAAGAAAATGAAGTAAGCCTTTCCAAGCTGATTGAAAATTATCTGCATTCACTTACCTCAAAAAAATCTGCAAAGAAAGAAATAAGTCCTTTGGTAGAAAGTCTTACGGGCGTAATTGATTTGCAGAAAAAAGATTACAAAAAATCTCGTGCAGATTATCTTTCAAAAAAATATGCTTAA
- the dnaN gene encoding DNA polymerase III subunit beta — MKFIVSSSTLLKQLQQIGGVISSNTVLPILEDFLFEVSDKKLTVVATDLETVMRVQISVESNENGRFCVPAKILLDTLKALPDQPLTLNIESNFAIEITSDNGKYKIMGENPDNFPKDPSEENVNTFTIPSGVLLTAINKTLFAVSTDDLRPAMTGVYFELGKDNIQFVSTDAHRLVRYKRTSVSPDETSNFIVPRKPLNVLKNVLPDNEDELTVSHTENHLFIKHKEISLICRLIDARFPDYKVVIPAENPYTLIINKAAFASALRRVNVFANKSTNLVALSISGNEIQLNAQDVDYNFEGNERLACQYNGEPLQIGFNAKFLSEMLGAINSDDVKMELSTPSKAGLIKPTEQEEDEDLLLLIMPLLIN; from the coding sequence ATGAAATTTATTGTTTCTTCTTCCACATTATTAAAGCAACTGCAACAGATTGGCGGCGTTATCAGCAGCAATACGGTATTGCCGATTTTGGAAGATTTTTTATTCGAAGTAAGCGATAAAAAACTTACCGTGGTTGCCACCGATTTGGAAACAGTAATGCGTGTGCAAATTAGCGTTGAAAGCAATGAAAACGGTCGCTTTTGTGTGCCTGCAAAAATTTTGTTGGACACGCTGAAAGCCTTACCGGACCAGCCGTTGACATTGAATATCGAAAGTAATTTTGCGATAGAGATTACCAGTGATAATGGTAAATACAAAATCATGGGCGAAAACCCGGACAATTTTCCCAAAGACCCGTCGGAAGAAAATGTAAATACATTTACCATTCCGTCGGGTGTGTTGCTGACGGCGATTAATAAAACATTGTTCGCTGTAAGTACCGACGATTTGCGTCCTGCGATGACGGGTGTGTATTTTGAGTTGGGAAAAGATAACATCCAGTTTGTTTCCACCGACGCACATCGTTTGGTTCGCTACAAACGCACCAGTGTTTCGCCCGACGAAACGAGCAATTTCATTGTTCCGCGCAAGCCGCTGAATGTATTAAAAAATGTATTGCCCGATAATGAAGATGAATTAACGGTCAGCCACACGGAAAATCATCTCTTCATCAAGCACAAAGAAATTTCCTTGATTTGCCGCCTGATTGATGCGCGCTTCCCCGATTATAAAGTGGTTATTCCTGCGGAAAATCCTTATACATTAATTATTAATAAAGCAGCATTTGCATCGGCTTTGCGCCGCGTAAATGTATTTGCCAATAAAAGCACAAACCTCGTTGCGCTCTCTATTTCAGGCAACGAAATTCAATTGAATGCGCAGGATGTCGATTACAATTTTGAAGGTAACGAGCGCCTGGCTTGTCAATACAATGGAGAACCTTTGCAGATTGGTTTCAATGCAAAATTTCTGAGTGAAATGCTTGGTGCTATCAATTCCGATGATGTGAAGATGGAACTGTCAACGCCTTCAAAAGCAGGACTGATAAAACCTACGGAACAGGAAGAAGACGAAGATTTACTGTTGTTGATAATGCCTTTGTTGATAAATTAA
- a CDS encoding YceI family protein, translating into MATYKIDITHSSVSFKIRHLLISNVTGNFTSFDATLEKDGDDFLNAKVSFTAQTASVDTNNEQRDAHLKSADFFDAEKFPEIKFVSTGVEKDGDIYDITGDLTIKDVTKSVVLRAEYNGETVDPYGQTKIGFEGSGKINRKDFGLTWSAVTEAGSVVVGDDVKLLFDVQFVKQ; encoded by the coding sequence ATGGCAACGTACAAAATTGACATCACGCACTCGAGTGTCTCTTTCAAAATCAGGCACTTGCTCATCTCCAACGTTACAGGAAACTTTACCTCTTTTGATGCAACGCTCGAAAAAGACGGAGATGATTTTTTGAATGCAAAAGTTTCTTTCACGGCGCAAACGGCAAGTGTAGATACGAACAATGAACAACGCGATGCACACCTGAAAAGCGCAGATTTCTTTGACGCAGAAAAGTTTCCTGAAATTAAATTTGTTTCCACGGGCGTGGAAAAAGACGGCGATATTTACGATATTACAGGCGATTTAACTATCAAAGACGTTACAAAAAGCGTAGTGCTGAGAGCCGAATACAACGGGGAAACTGTGGACCCTTACGGACAAACTAAAATAGGTTTTGAAGGAAGCGGAAAAATCAACAGAAAAGATTTCGGTTTAACATGGAGCGCTGTAACAGAAGCGGGGAGCGTAGTTGTAGGAGACGATGTTAAATTGTTGTTCGACGTTCAGTTTGTAAAACAATAA
- a CDS encoding NADPH-dependent FMN reductase encodes MNIEIVSGSPREHSVTLRAALFFQRHLAEKYPQHNVGLVDLRKYHLPFVNAVYSSPDKAPEELQPLAHRMFAANAFIVVTPEYNGSFSPALANLFDHFPKQLHKAFGLITASVGPLGGMRAALQLQHFALALQGIPSPQMLVVGQVEQKFDGEGNLLAEAFQGNIDTFTSEFIWLAEKLHS; translated from the coding sequence ATGAATATTGAAATTGTTTCGGGAAGCCCGCGGGAACACAGCGTTACGTTGAGAGCGGCATTGTTTTTTCAGCGTCATTTAGCGGAAAAATATCCGCAGCACAATGTTGGTCTTGTTGATTTAAGGAAGTATCATTTGCCTTTTGTGAACGCTGTGTATTCCTCGCCCGACAAAGCTCCTGAAGAATTGCAGCCGCTTGCTCACAGAATGTTTGCTGCGAATGCGTTTATCGTAGTAACGCCGGAATACAACGGAAGTTTTTCGCCTGCGCTCGCAAATTTGTTCGACCATTTCCCCAAACAATTACACAAAGCGTTTGGATTGATTACGGCTTCCGTCGGACCTTTAGGCGGAATGCGTGCTGCTTTACAATTGCAGCATTTTGCGCTGGCATTACAAGGTATTCCATCTCCGCAAATGTTGGTAGTTGGACAGGTTGAGCAAAAGTTTGATGGAGAAGGAAATCTGTTGGCGGAAGCATTTCAAGGCAATATCGATACTTTCACGAGCGAATTTATTTGGCTGGCAGAGAAATTACATTCTTAA